A segment of the Candidatus Neomarinimicrobiota bacterium genome:
ACTCAACAAAGACTGGAGCGAAAGGAGTAATCTCTTCTGCGGCAATGATGGCATCAGCTTCCATGCGTGACATTTCATTGTTGAGCACAAGCTTCTTCAGGGTTTCCCGAGTAGTCGCAGGTGTGAACTGTCTTTGTGTTTCTGATTCTGTTACAGTAAGATCATAATTACCTGCGTTGGTGCTGAAGCCGTCCACTACGATGAAGTAAACACCTTCGGGAAGAAAGGCTCCCAGGATTTCAGAGGGTCCAATCAAGGTTGGATTGTCTGGACAGTTAGGACCATCATCATCATAATAACCAGTTGATAAAATAACATCACAATCGCCATTGAAAATCTCGACCTTTGCATCATAATCGATGTTTGGTCCACAAAGGGTAATGTCAATCGCGCCATCTTGAGGCATGAAGAGCTGGTAGGCATAATCTTCGTTATCAGTTCCACTGACATCAAAGTCATCCACCATACCAACTGTGCTTCCATTGGTAACAAATGGGAGGGATGGGATCAACTCATCAGCACAAGGCATGAGGGGTGGTGCCGGGTTCCCAGGTACTCTCCAGGTTAATTCGATGTGATCATCAAAGTAGCCATCAGCACGAAGTTCACTTGGGGGAACTTCACCAACCAGAACCTGAACACGTTCAGAAACATCAGATTCCATACCACCCGTATCGAATGAGGATACCACATACTGATAAGCCCCATCGATCAGGTTTTCTGTGTAAGTCGTGTCTGTGACCGTAGCAGCATACTCACCATCACGGTAGACATAATAGCCTGCGAGGTCATAGTCAGTATTGGCATGCCACTCCAAAAAGATATCATTTTCAACCACAGTACCCATCAGCCCGGTAGGCATCATGGGTTCATGATTCATTGGGACACCTTCAACCTGTGAAGAAGCTGCTTCACCATCATCGTAAATTGCTGTGACTCGATAATAGTATGTGACGCCGTTTGCCAGTGGAAAATCCGTGTAAGCCATTGGCAGCGTATCAATAACTGCTACTTGATTCCCGGCTTCAATGAGAACGGGTGATGCTTCACTGCGATAGATACCAAAATTGGTCAATTCACGTAATTCACGTAGATAGTAACGATTTGGGCTGGAGCTCAGCATGCCTGATGTGATTTCAATTCCAGCGGTATGCAGTTTATCGAGCTCATACCTCAGATCGTTTTTCGCAACAACGACTGATTGTCGACGAGCGACTTGCTCAAAGATATCAAGTGTATAATTTCCAGTAGCTCCACCAAAACCATCTACAACGACCAGGTAGGTACCGGGATCTAGATAAACATCAACAAGTTCAGATTGGAGATTGCCAGCATCGTCATTGTAGTAGCCAGTGCTCGTGATACAATCGTCAAAGAAAACTTCCAGTTTGGAGTCATAGTCTGTGCCATTTTGAAGCGTGATGGTATAGGTGGAGGGGACCATCACATTCAATTGATAAGCCACATCTTCTCCATCGCTAAAAGTCACGTCAAAATCATCGACCATACCCAGATTTGTACCTGTTGCATTGAAGGGGAGTGAAGGGATGGGGAAATCGGCACATTCCACCAGGGGTGGAGCTTCGGTGCCTGGTGCCAACCATGATAATTCGATGGTTCCATCAAGACCAGAGACGGCTTCCACAAACATGGGGGGAAGATGAGAGACGACATCAAAGAAATAGAGTTCATCTGGAGCACCTTCAGGAGAAAAGCCTTCATTACCTTCGGCGTCAAAAGCCTGGATGTAATATCCAACAGTGCTACCAATGGGTTGTCCAGGGATATCACCGGTGTACATACCATCACCCAATTCGCTCATAGATGCTGTTGAAAAAGCACCACCATTGACATTGTAAAAAATGATGGCAAAATCCATTTCAACATTATCAGCGATATAGGCTTCGACTGCATACGGACCTTCCGTGTCTAGGGTGAAGGTGAATTGGGTTACACCAGAGACAACGGGTGGTCTAATGTCAGTATAAGGTGTTGCGAAGAAATCAAGATATTCTGAAAGCAGTTCTGTCTTGGTTGATATACTATCAGTCAATCCACCAAATTCAAAAGAAGTACCAATTGAAGTCATGGTTGGAGTAAGGTTCCCAATTCCACAACCCTCACCATCGGCAGGGTTCACATGAATTATCTGAGCATCTGGAGTGAGCGGTGCAAGATGGTCCATAAAGCTGTTCTCACCAGCATATGGATAGTCCATTCCTGCCAGGAGATTCGCACCCATGACTGAGCTTAAATCGGCTCCTCCATCTGCGATACCATCAACACCAAAGTAGGGATGAAGGACGGTTTGTTGGTCGAATGCCCAGGTGTCGCCACCTTCCATATAAAGTGGATACCCTGCATCGGCAAAAGCCATGAGGGCCATCACTTCCTCAGAGCTATCCTGGAGGACATAATTGTTCGCGTATATACCAAGAGTTATAAAGATAGCTGAATATTCTGCATCCAGCGGATCACCAAAAATGAACAAATCAGGAGTTTCAATAGCAGTTAAGCCCAGCTCACCAAAGGCGGTGACGAAGGCTGGTCCACTAATGGAGCTGGCAGGATTCCATACCATGTATTCTGGAAACCCGTCGAATACCATGGCAGAGGCATTCACCACAATCTCGGTGACATTGTCTGCATCTGAAATAATGGTATACGTTCCGTTTACGGCACCTTCAGCAGAAGGAGTCAGAGTTACATCAAAAACCACAAATGAATCTGCCAGGACAGTTACAGGAGTTACCAGTGTTGTGGAGAAATCTACTCCATCAATGGTTATGGCTGTTACATCAAAGGGGTCCAGACCGATGTTTCCAATGGTGACATCTGCAGTCACTGCTCCATCATCGAGCTGGAGAACGCCAAAGTTTATATTCCGCGTATCAACGGTCATGTAGGAGCCTTCAATTTCCTGGGGGATGTATGTCGCAGAAATGGCAAAATTTCCCACGAGTTCAGGATCACCACCTACGGCATCATTGATCATTTCCCAACCGTTGGCGGAGTATGCCCAGTTACGATCTAAATAATTTGGTTGCAAGTCACTGGCAATCCCGAGGAAGCCAGAAGCATTTTCCCAGACCACAACATAGTAGTCGCCAGCATCCAGAACCAGATTGTCCAGGACAATATCAAATTGTGAGGTTGGATCATCAATAGTGGTGAGATCCATGGGTTCAGATTCCCAAAGCGCGGTGCCATCATATGGGCCAATGGGGAGAGTTGGAGGACCGGTAACTGCAGAGGCAGGATCAGTATAGATGCTGACAACTGCGGCAAAAGCATCTCCACCCTGGGTATAAAGCTGCAAGCCAGTGAGGAAGATGGGGGTTTCTGCTGTGAAACGTACACTGAAGCCACAGCCTCCACCACAGCCGATTTGACCTTCGAAGGAGCCATCATGATATACAGCTTCTTCATCGCGGAGCGATGAATTGTGGATTGTCTCAGCGTTCCAGTTTACAGCCAATGTTCCATCGGCCGCTGTCTTCAGACACAGATCACAAGCAGCTGATGGTGCAACCTTCCGGTCTGCAAAGGCACCAGTTGCCAGTAGCATGACGAGGACAAGAACCCATCCGTTAGAGAACAATCGTTTCATGGTATACTCCTTAGTATTCATTTAATCGTGGACCTCAATTAGTCTTTTCACAGTACAAAATTTTTATAGCAAAAAATAAGAGCTTTTGAAAACGCTCGAATTTCTATGGTTAAACATCAAATATAGAGCTAGCTCAGAACCAATTCAAGGCTATTGCCTGAAGCATTCTGGATGACATGAAAATGAGATATATTAGTGATATAGATATATAAGGGTCTCAAATTTTAATTAACTGACCAAACCATACTCGCATGGAAATCCCTGAGAGCGGGGCGTACTTGGGATTGAACCCCAGATCAGAAACTGGAGTTCGACCTGAGAAATCATGGAAATATCCAAACTCCAGACCCCAGGTCTTTCTAAAATTCATTCCATAAAGTAAACCAAAGAGATGAACCTTGTCCCCCCAGAAACCTGAAGGGATATAATTATAGCGAAGCCCAATGTAGCCGTAATTAAATGCATCAACTTCAGTTTGCTTGAAAACTTTTCCATCTCGCCGCACGGTTTTGGTTCGATCTTTTCTGGACACATTGTAGTAGGTTGCTCCAAAAGAACTTTGCTCTGCATAGGTCGCGGCAAAATTAACTGTATGCAATCTGCTGCCCTCATCTCGGAGCAAAAAGGTTGCATCCACACCGCTTCCGTGAACAGGGAGCATACCAATGCGAATACCAGCATCCATCTTTTGTCCCATGCCCTTCCTGAAGACAAATTGTGGAATCATATTTTCAGCTGAAAGAACCACACCCTTGTACGTTTCTTCAGGCTTCAGGGGCTCTGGAGAAATAACAGCATGGGAAGTGCAGGACACTACCAAGAGGTACAGGAGAGTAGATAGAAAGTAATATTTTGGATTTTTGGGCATGTCCTCGAATTTCCCCGCAGGTGCCATTGATGACAAGACTTTTGTTCTCCACATATAGGCTCTTTCCAAAACCAAATTGCCCTTATTCGGGGTCACAGACTGCGATTGAAATAATGATCCATGGATGGAATCTATGAATGCTGGAAGCAACGACAATTTGAGCAAACTGTTTTGGACAAGAGCGAAGCAGGTTAGATTAACGGCATGGATACAAAACAAGCAATTGTAAAAGACTGGATCTTCCGTTATACCGGGGTGGAGCCAGAAGCCTTCGGGGATAGAATATTACTTACCAATTTTAAAAATTATGTGGACAAGTTTGCACACCGCTTTGAGGTGCCTATTTTTGGCGAAGATCGCAGTATGACTGTGGCTACCAATCAGGATGGCTTAAGTATCATAAATTTTGGAATGGGCTCGGCAAATGCAGCGACCATTATGGATTTGCTTTCAGCAATCGATCCCTATGGTGTTCTCTTTCTGGGAAAATGTGGCGGTCTAAAACAATCCACCGATCTGGGCCATTTTATTCTCCCCATCGCTGCCATCCGAGGCGAAGGAACCAGTAACGATTATCTCCGACCCGAAGTCCCGGCAATGCCTAGCTTTAAGATCCACAAATACATCTCACAGATATTGGTTGAGAAGGACCTTGATTATCGCACAGGAGTCGTGTACACGACCAACCGCCGAGTGTGGGAACATGACGAGGAATTTAAAGAATATCTCCGCGAAACACGGTGTATCGGTATTGACATGGAAACGGCTACCATTTTTATCACAGGTTTAGCCAATAACATCCCCCGTGGAGCCCTGTTGCTGGTCAGCGATCTCCCCATGGTTCCTGATGGCATCAAGACTGAAGCTCTGGACCAAAGTGTCACCAAGAAATATGTAGATATGCACCTGGATATTGGCATCGAGGCCATGACCCATATTGCTGAGCAGGGTGAATCAATCAAACACTTCTCGTTTTAGAAAACATCCTCAGATAATTCATTTTTCTTCAGGCGAGGATTCGAATCCTCGCCTGGAGAAAAACAGGACAATTCCCAACGGTAACTGATTATTTAAAAGTCGATAACTTTTGGTTTGGAACGATTCCCATGAACATCGCAATGCTGGGTGGGGACAGTTCCAGGTAAGAATACCTCGCGCTCAGGAGTGCAATACTGGGTCGCCAACTTATGTGTTTCAGAGCAGACATTGGCAAATACAACAGACTCTTCAGGAACCTCAAATTCCTGACGATCCCAATCCAGACTATCATAAACAGCTTTCATATATTGCGCCCAGATGGGAACTCCCAGTGCGGATCCAGCCATTCCGGGACCCAGACTAATTGAGGGAGAATCCATACCAACCCAGACCGCCGTGGATAAGCGAGTGGTAAATCCGACATACCAGGCATCTGTAAACCCAGTTGTTGTCCCAGTTTTTCCACCAGCAGGTTCATGGAATCCAAATCTGGTTCTTGCACCTACCCCGGTTCCCCGATTGGCCACAGTTTCCAGAAGCGACAGCATTACATAAGATGTTCCACGTCCTAAAACCTCCTTGCGTTCAGGTTTATAGGTTCGCAGGACACCGCCAAAGCGATCCTGGACTGATAGAATTCCCAGGGGCTCGATCCAGATTCCCATCCGAGGATATACAGCATAGGCTGCTGCCATCTCAATTGGGTAAACTCCTGAGGCCCCTAGAGCCAGGGCATCGCCAGGATACAATCTGGTGGTAATACCCATGGCCCGAGCTTTTTCCACTACAGCTGCTGGTGCAATAAGCTCCTGGATCGTGCGGACTGCAATCAAGTTGAGTGAGCGTCGAATCCCTTCTCTCATGGTGGTTTCGCCGCCCATGCTTAAATCATAATTCTTTGGGCGCCAATCCGTGGAATCATTTGTCCCCAGCTTGATGACAACAGGCTGGTTTAAGAGGGTGGTTGTGACAGGGTAGCCGTTGTCAATGGCTGCTGTATACAGGAAGGCCTTAAAGGATGAACCAGGTTGACGCTTCATCTGGGTCGACCGATTCCATTTTGATTTGCTGAAATCTTTTCCACCAACCATGGCTCGTATCTCACCCGTCTCCACATCAAGAGAAATCAATTGGGCTTGAACAGTCAATAAATCCTCAATCTGATGCGTCATTTCAACAGAATCAGAAATCATCAAGCGAACCGTATCAACCGTCAGGTCAATATTGTGTATTTCCAGAATATTTGCCAAGGCTTTTGATTTTTCATCCATCATACGAGCGTCAAAAATTGCCTGAACCCGCTCCAGCTCACGGGCTACAACCTCATTGGCGATAGTCTGCATGCGAGTATCCAGACTGGTATAAATGGTCAGACCATCTCGATAAAGATCGACCCCGAGTTCATCATCTTCTTTTTCAAGCTGACGACGCACATATTCACCAAAATGAGGAGCTACATTGGCAACATCCACGCTATCCGGGAGATAGGTTTCAATGGGGAGCGATTTATAATAATTTCTCTCCACCGCATTGATGGCTTTTTCACGAAACATATTATTGATGACCACATTTCGAATGTGTTTGGATCGATCTGGATGGGTAATTGGTGAATAGTAGGCCGGCGAGCGGAGCATCCCCACGAGGATGGCCCCTTCATCCAGGGTCAGATTCTCCACCCGTTTGTTAAAATATTTGGAGGAGGCTGCCTGTAGACCATAGGTTCCATGTCCAAAATACACCGTATTCAGGTACATGGTCAAAATCTCTTCTTTGGTAAAGGTATGCTCGATTTGAATGGCAGTGATCAGTTCTCGAAGTTTGCGCAGATAGGTTTGCTTAAAGCCAATGCGTGCATATAAACTGCGGGCCAATTGCTGGGTCAGTGAGGAGGCTCCACCATGAATTTTTCCTGTAAAAACATTCAGGGAAATGTTGTAAACCGTCCTGAAAAAGTTCATTCCCCAATGGCCATAGAATTGTTGATCCTCTGTCACAATGAGTGCTTTTTTCACGTGGGGTGGGATTTCATTCGATTTCACCAGTGTGCGTTGCGTGGTAAACAGTTCCTGAATAACCTGGTCATCAGCTGATACAATACGAGTGATTAAATCTGGATCATAACGCTCCAGCTCATCCAGAGAGGGGAGGTCTTTTGATAAAAAAAACAGCCAGGTAAAAATGCCCACAACAACAGCCAAGGACACGATTGAGGCAATATAGAACCTCTGCTTAAATTTCTGTCGACTACCCCTGGCTTGGAACTGTTTCATCATATCTTACAATTATAAACCTATATGCCTGTCATGTTCACACGTTTTTGACTCAAATAAGTAATATTTCAATCGCTTCAGGTTTCAGGTAGATAAAGTCAACCTGGTCCTGTCCGGTACTGAGAGGTATGGCTTTTGAGTGCGATTTATCCCCAAAAACGGCATATTGCACACCCCCGCTTTACTACTATATTTTTGCATACCGTCAGACAGACTGATTATGCAGATGAACAGCAACGAATCTTTAAATTTATAGGGAATTCCCTCGATGTATACATTTAGAAAATATGATCATAACAAAGACATTGAAGCAGCCAAAAGAATCTGGCGTGAAGTACAATGGATTGAAGACATCTCTGAAGAAAAATTACTTGAAGCCTTTCTGGGTAAGGGAAGAGCTCTGGTTGCTGACCTGAATGGGAGCGCTGAATGTCTGGTTACAGCCAATCCTGGCAAAATGAGATTCTTGAAAAAAGACTTACCCCTATCAGTAGTCTCGTCAGTTACAACAAGCAGAATTGCACGCAAACAAGGTCTGGCAAAAAAGTTGACTGCCCAACTCATTGCTGAGGAGGCTGAAGCAGGCGCAGCCGTCTCAACCCTGGGAATTTTTGAACAAGGGTTTTACGATCAACTGGGATACGGTAGTGGCAGTTATGTACACTGGATGAGTTTTGATCCAGCTGACATTACTATAGAAAAAAGTTTTCGTCCTCCTCAGCGTCTAAAAGGGGAGGATTGGAAGCAAATTCATCACGCACTTCAAAACCGGAAAACCCAGCATGGGGGGGTCACGATAACCCAGGAAAATCTAATTGAAGCCGAATTGGCATGGATAAAAAAGGGTTTTGGCCTGGGTTATTCAGATGGCACAAAGGGGGAATTGACTCACTTCTTCTGGGCTAGCAGTAAGGGTGAGCACGGTCCTATGGATATTCATATGATGGCATTTCAGACCATGGACCAATTTATCGAATTGATGGCATTGATTAAGTCCCTGGGGGATCAAATTCGACTGGTCAAAATGAGAGAACCTGGAGGGATACAGCTTCAGGATTTGATTAAAAATCCTTTCCGATCAAGAATTGTCACCGAGAAATCAGGCTTTGAGCACATCAATCGAGCCACTGCTTACTGGCAGACAAGAATCTGCAATCTGGAAACATGCATTGAAGCCACACAATTAAATTCCAGATCCCTGCGCTTTAATCTTGATCTCAGTGACCCGCTTGAAGAGCTCATAGACTCGGAAATGACTTGGCGAGGATGTGCCGGTGAGTATACAGTCGAACTTGGACCCACATCTCACCTTAGCAAGGGATTAGATAAATCGCTCCCGACGCTGGTCACCGATATTGGCACATTCACTCGCATGTGGCTGGGCGTCAGGCCGGCTACGGGTTTAGCAGCCACTGGCAGGCTAAGTAGTCCAGAATCGCTGCTGAACGATTTGGATGAAGTGCTCTGTCTTCCTAATCCCCATCCGGATTGGGATTATTAAGTCGCAAGACTCCAATGAAAAAATTATGTACAGAACGCATAGTTGCGTGCATCTCTTTAGCAACTATATTTTGGGCATAATTCTGACTTGAGAACAAATGGGAGCGTTCATGGGACGTAAATATTTACCTCTGAGTATGGTCATCTTTGCTATCCTGCTAAATGCCTGTAGTTCGCAAAAAGTGGGTGTCTATGATGACTTGAATAAGAGTAAAATGGATAAGTCATTTGACAAATATATGGGTACTCCCTACAAATGGGGAGGCACCGAGCCAGGTCGTGGTGTGGATTGCTCAGGGTTAACATCAGGTGTTTACCGTGATCAGGGGATTATCATTCCAAGAACTTCCAGCATGCAATACACAGTAGGTGATGAAGTCTCCAGGGATGAACTTCAATATGGAGATTTAATATTTTTTGATACGCTGGGAAAGGGTGTCAGTCATGTCGGGGTCTATACCAAGAGCGACAAGATGATTCACGCCAGCACCAGTGCTGGGGTCACAGAAGTTCCTCTGGATACGGACTACTGGATGAGACGTTACATTGGTGCCAGACGATTGACGGGCTCCGATTATCGTTCTGGTGAGGTTGCAGGAGAATTCCATTTGCTTCCCAAGGCATATCCCATCCGGATTCGCCGACTCATAGATATCCCTACTGCTGATGTGATAGAAAATCGATTTATCGGCTTGGATATCCAGAATGATGCCCAGGGTAACCTCAGAGTTGCCAGTGCAGTAAGCCTGTGGAATCGCTGGGAGTTTGGGGCAGAAATTCAGGTCAATCAG
Coding sequences within it:
- a CDS encoding T9SS type A sorting domain-containing protein, producing MKRLFSNGWVLVLVMLLATGAFADRKVAPSAACDLCLKTAADGTLAVNWNAETIHNSSLRDEEAVYHDGSFEGQIGCGGGCGFSVRFTAETPIFLTGLQLYTQGGDAFAAVVSIYTDPASAVTGPPTLPIGPYDGTALWESEPMDLTTIDDPTSQFDIVLDNLVLDAGDYYVVVWENASGFLGIASDLQPNYLDRNWAYSANGWEMINDAVGGDPELVGNFAISATYIPQEIEGSYMTVDTRNINFGVLQLDDGAVTADVTIGNIGLDPFDVTAITIDGVDFSTTLVTPVTVLADSFVVFDVTLTPSAEGAVNGTYTIISDADNVTEIVVNASAMVFDGFPEYMVWNPASSISGPAFVTAFGELGLTAIETPDLFIFGDPLDAEYSAIFITLGIYANNYVLQDSSEEVMALMAFADAGYPLYMEGGDTWAFDQQTVLHPYFGVDGIADGGADLSSVMGANLLAGMDYPYAGENSFMDHLAPLTPDAQIIHVNPADGEGCGIGNLTPTMTSIGTSFEFGGLTDSISTKTELLSEYLDFFATPYTDIRPPVVSGVTQFTFTLDTEGPYAVEAYIADNVEMDFAIIFYNVNGGAFSTASMSELGDGMYTGDIPGQPIGSTVGYYIQAFDAEGNEGFSPEGAPDELYFFDVVSHLPPMFVEAVSGLDGTIELSWLAPGTEAPPLVECADFPIPSLPFNATGTNLGMVDDFDVTFSDGEDVAYQLNVMVPSTYTITLQNGTDYDSKLEVFFDDCITSTGYYNDDAGNLQSELVDVYLDPGTYLVVVDGFGGATGNYTLDIFEQVARRQSVVVAKNDLRYELDKLHTAGIEITSGMLSSSPNRYYLRELRELTNFGIYRSEASPVLIEAGNQVAVIDTLPMAYTDFPLANGVTYYYRVTAIYDDGEAASSQVEGVPMNHEPMMPTGLMGTVVENDIFLEWHANTDYDLAGYYVYRDGEYAATVTDTTYTENLIDGAYQYVVSSFDTGGMESDVSERVQVLVGEVPPSELRADGYFDDHIELTWRVPGNPAPPLMPCADELIPSLPFVTNGSTVGMVDDFDVSGTDNEDYAYQLFMPQDGAIDITLCGPNIDYDAKVEIFNGDCDVILSTGYYDDDGPNCPDNPTLIGPSEILGAFLPEGVYFIVVDGFSTNAGNYDLTVTESETQRQFTPATTRETLKKLVLNNEMSRMEADAIIAAEEITPFAPVFVEYADSQNDLRDLRDLTHYNVYRDGSVIGTTTETIYNDAVEEDMPYFYQVTATYDNGEESAPTNLVEARANMAPGPPTNLNIEDTGHTVTMTWQDPLFNMDGSQCFDLEGLEIKRNGNMISTVDVFEWSFMDFALPDGHYVYEISGFDEVPNHGASVSADVWVGPKPVIVQVLTDGYPYESSWNIYNSSSNIVASIAPGDLADAGVLYEWAIALDPGTYLFEMLDTYGDGIFAPGYYQVMHGTNILVGPGGDFTTQEITPFVVESTILMGDMDGDGFLNILDVTRFIEIVTETGDAPTFDELAIMDINGDGTHNILDVVLLIEAVLNTGGLAKDAPIIEDITATIAPLTLTNTREWQNIPVTVDCFEMVAGFQADLIFDPSIVELGTPVLAEGNESVGVFSSVNGNTMRVLGIDLAGNMIDLASGLLMNVPVQVIDENATGALDFDVEGLIISGPGGVEIVAECLVSIIDIGLPAPTEFSLKQNYPNPFNPTTNIRYDLAEKGNAHLVIYNMLGQEVRSLVNGSQDAGRYEVIWNGLDNSGQPVATGIYIYHLQAGSYSNTIKMAYIK
- a CDS encoding AMP nucleosidase, giving the protein MDTKQAIVKDWIFRYTGVEPEAFGDRILLTNFKNYVDKFAHRFEVPIFGEDRSMTVATNQDGLSIINFGMGSANAATIMDLLSAIDPYGVLFLGKCGGLKQSTDLGHFILPIAAIRGEGTSNDYLRPEVPAMPSFKIHKYISQILVEKDLDYRTGVVYTTNRRVWEHDEEFKEYLRETRCIGIDMETATIFITGLANNIPRGALLLVSDLPMVPDGIKTEALDQSVTKKYVDMHLDIGIEAMTHIAEQGESIKHFSF
- a CDS encoding PBP1A family penicillin-binding protein, with amino-acid sequence MMKQFQARGSRQKFKQRFYIASIVSLAVVVGIFTWLFFLSKDLPSLDELERYDPDLITRIVSADDQVIQELFTTQRTLVKSNEIPPHVKKALIVTEDQQFYGHWGMNFFRTVYNISLNVFTGKIHGGASSLTQQLARSLYARIGFKQTYLRKLRELITAIQIEHTFTKEEILTMYLNTVYFGHGTYGLQAASSKYFNKRVENLTLDEGAILVGMLRSPAYYSPITHPDRSKHIRNVVINNMFREKAINAVERNYYKSLPIETYLPDSVDVANVAPHFGEYVRRQLEKEDDELGVDLYRDGLTIYTSLDTRMQTIANEVVARELERVQAIFDARMMDEKSKALANILEIHNIDLTVDTVRLMISDSVEMTHQIEDLLTVQAQLISLDVETGEIRAMVGGKDFSKSKWNRSTQMKRQPGSSFKAFLYTAAIDNGYPVTTTLLNQPVVIKLGTNDSTDWRPKNYDLSMGGETTMREGIRRSLNLIAVRTIQELIAPAAVVEKARAMGITTRLYPGDALALGASGVYPIEMAAAYAVYPRMGIWIEPLGILSVQDRFGGVLRTYKPERKEVLGRGTSYVMLSLLETVANRGTGVGARTRFGFHEPAGGKTGTTTGFTDAWYVGFTTRLSTAVWVGMDSPSISLGPGMAGSALGVPIWAQYMKAVYDSLDWDRQEFEVPEESVVFANVCSETHKLATQYCTPEREVFLPGTVPTQHCDVHGNRSKPKVIDF
- a CDS encoding GNAT family N-acetyltransferase → MYTFRKYDHNKDIEAAKRIWREVQWIEDISEEKLLEAFLGKGRALVADLNGSAECLVTANPGKMRFLKKDLPLSVVSSVTTSRIARKQGLAKKLTAQLIAEEAEAGAAVSTLGIFEQGFYDQLGYGSGSYVHWMSFDPADITIEKSFRPPQRLKGEDWKQIHHALQNRKTQHGGVTITQENLIEAELAWIKKGFGLGYSDGTKGELTHFFWASSKGEHGPMDIHMMAFQTMDQFIELMALIKSLGDQIRLVKMREPGGIQLQDLIKNPFRSRIVTEKSGFEHINRATAYWQTRICNLETCIEATQLNSRSLRFNLDLSDPLEELIDSEMTWRGCAGEYTVELGPTSHLSKGLDKSLPTLVTDIGTFTRMWLGVRPATGLAATGRLSSPESLLNDLDEVLCLPNPHPDWDY
- a CDS encoding C40 family peptidase; translated protein: MGRKYLPLSMVIFAILLNACSSQKVGVYDDLNKSKMDKSFDKYMGTPYKWGGTEPGRGVDCSGLTSGVYRDQGIIIPRTSSMQYTVGDEVSRDELQYGDLIFFDTLGKGVSHVGVYTKSDKMIHASTSAGVTEVPLDTDYWMRRYIGARRLTGSDYRSGEVAGEFHLLPKAYPIRIRRLIDIPTADVIENRFIGLDIQNDAQGNLRVASAVSLWNRWEFGAEIQVNQFLGHNMDNFGFELPFVSTKFRFWEQKGKLLPSLAIGAESNSRNWTVTTDTNSVEIVENRWSPPRNAYMVASYKYERFKKLHLGRGRVSGGIATTDLFAYHDKSATYDGNDDTYFFFGVEQQITRRLLTTIEFDHVFLKDIGITWNMGFQFALNNSSSIAYTWRNVGARERSLERAMQFSYILEY